Genomic window (Desulfuromonadales bacterium):
CAGCAGGTTTTCTTCCTCCTCGGCGTCGGCCGGGAAGACGCTGATGCCGATGCTGCCGGTGACCGCAAGTTCATGGTTATCCACAATAATCGGCTGCGGGAGAGTCGCCAGCAGCTTTCCGGCGACGGCAGCCGCCTGATTATAGTCATCGATCTGGTTCAGAATGATGCCAAATTCATCTCCCCCCAACCGAGCTACCGTATCGGATTGCCGGAGCCAGTATTTGAGCCGGTCGGCCGCCTCCCGCAAGACTTTGTCGCCGGCCTGATGGCCGAGCGAGTCGTTGATGTTCTTGAAGCGGTCAAGGTCCAGAAGCAGAACCGCCACCTTGCTTTCGGCGCGCCTGGCGGCTGCCATGGACTTGACCAGATGCTCCCGGAAGAGGAGGCGGTTGGGCAGCCCGGTGAGGAGATCATGGTAGGCCAGATGCTGAAGATGCTTCTGGTTCTCACGAAGCCGGTCTTCAGCCTGCTTGCGCTCGGTGATGTCATGAACCATCCCCGCGGACCGGACGATCCTGCCGGTTTCGTCTCTGAAATGTTCGCATTTTTCGTGGACGTAACGAATTTCACCGGTAGATTTCCGCACGACCCGATGTTCGATTTCGTAGGCATCACGCCCTTCCCGCAGCGAAGCTGAATACGCCTCGTTCACTGCCGATCGGTCATCCGGATGCACAGCTTCGAGGAAGGCCTCGTAGGTTGCCTCGAACACCTGTGGTTGAAGGCCAAAAATCCGGTACGTTTCGTCCGACCACGTGAGCTTGTTATCGGCCAGGTCGAGTTCCCAACTGCCAAGAAGGGCGATCTCCTGCGCCCGCTTCAGGCGCTCCTCGCTCTGGCGCAAGGCTTCCTCGGCCCGCTTGAGTTCGGTGATGTCGCGGCCCACCACCACCGACCCGACGATCTTGCCGTCATTGTCGTGAATGGGGGCGAAGCTGTAGCTTCCAACCCAGGTTTCGCCCGTGTCTTTGCGGCGAAGAGTGTACTCGGCGTTCGTGGCCGTTTCACCCTGCAACGCTCTGGGAACCGCCCACTGCTCCGGAAGTGCCGGTTCCCCGTTGGCCATGAACACATCCAGAATGTCAGGGTATTCGGCGAAGGTTTTGGCGCACTCGTCCTTGTTCCTGAACCTGTGGAATGTTGCGAATGCATCGTTGAAATCGATGAACCGCCCCAGCCCATCGGAAATGAACACGGCGTCGGTCATGCTGTTCAAAGCCGCATCCAGCTTCGCCCGGCTCTCGCGCAACGAATCGGTCAGGTGGTCGCGTTCGGCCAGCAGCCGGGCAAGTTTGACGTTGCTGTACCCGAGTTGGGAGAGCATGTCGGCCAGCTTGAGGAAAAACGCCATGCCCCGATCGATGGTTTCACGGCTCAGGCGGGGAACGCGGCTCAGGGCGGCCAGGTATTCCTCCTCGTCGAAGCCGAATTCCCGGGCTTGGGCGCGGAAGAGCTTGCGGTCGATGGTCTCGTCCTCGAAGAAGAACTGCCCGGTGAAGATGTTGCCCAGGTGCTGGCCGGCCACGATAATGGGCGTGGCCATGTCCCAGAGGTTGTTTTTGCACTTGTACAGGCGGCACTCGCCCCGAGCCAGCCCGGACGACAGTTGGGTGTCGCTCTCCAGGCAGTGTCGGGAGGTGTCCGGCTGCACGCGGTGGAAACGGGTGCAGATCTCCTGCCAGCCAACACCCACCAGCACCCGTCCCTTGACGTCGGTGATGCTCATGGGAATGCGGGCCACCGCGTAGAAATCGTCCATGAGCTTCTGGAGGGCCGGCGCGTCAAGGAAGTCGATCAGTTCGAGCACGCTCAGATCGCCCTCGGGAGAGAGCACGCTCGCCAACTTCCGGCGCACGCGCTGCTCACTCTCGTGCAGTGCCTGCTCGACCTGCCTGCGTTCGGTGATGTCTTCGGTGAAGATGATAATTCCCCCGACCTCGCCGGCGGCATCCAGCCAGGGCCGAACTTCCCATTTCACCCACTGCACCGAGCCATCGGCGCGCTCGAAGCGGTCCCCCTCGGCTTGCAGCACCTCCCCCGCCAGCCCGCGGCGATGGACCTGCCGCCACGCCGCGGGAATCTCCGGGAAGATTTCATAGTGCGACATACCCTGCAGCTCGCGCTCGCCGAGGCCGTAATCGCTGCGCCAGCGCCGGCTGGCAGACAGGTAGCGCATCTCGCGGTCGAACATCGCCAGAGCGGCGGGCGCATGCTCGATGAAGAGCCGCATGCGCTCCTCGCTCGCCCGCAGTGCTGCTTCGGCCCGTTTTCGCTCGGTGACGTCGCGCCCGTAGAGATTGACGTAGCCGCGTTCGGTGATCGGCACGAGCACGCAGGAGAGGTCGCTCTCGCCGCAGCGGATTTCCAGCTCCCGAGTCACCCCCTTCTCCAGAGCCATCGCCAGCTCCCGGCGCACGAACTCCGGAACCGTCTCGCCGATGGAACATTGCCACTGCGTCAGCAATGCCTCCGAGGCTCGATTGGCGTACTGCAAGGCGCCGTCGCCGGTCACGCGCAGAATCGGGAAGGGGTTCTCCTCGGGAAACAGGGCGGTGCTCCGGATTTGTTCCTCGGCCCGCTTGCGCTCGGTGATATCGACGAGAGTGACCGCGACGCCGTCGACGGTTCCCTCGGTGGTCCGGTAAGGGAGCACCCGCATCAGGTAATGCCGCCCACCCTCCAACGCCGCCACCTCCCGCTCCACCGGGGCGAGGGCCGCCAGCACCGTCCGGGCGTCTTCCGGCAGGCCGGACCAGTCGATAGTTCCCGCCAGGTGCCGGAAGGGGCGGCCTATGTCGGCCGGGATCAGGTTGAAAATGTTCGCCATCGCCGGGGAAAAGCGTCTGATGGTGAGCTGCCGATCGAGGAAGAAGGTGGCGATCTCGGAGCTTTTGAACAGGTTCTCCATATCGCTGTTGGCCCGGTCGAGCTCTTCCACCTTCCCCTGCAGCTCGGCATTGACCGTGACCAGCTCTTCGTTCAAGGCCTGGAGCTCTTCCTTCGACGTTTCCAGCTCCTCGTTGGTGGATTGAAGTTCTTCGTTGGCCGACTGGAACTCCTCGTTGATCGACATCAGCTCTTCATTGGCCGACATGAAACCCTCTTGCGAGGTTTCGAGCTGTTCGGTAACGGCCTGAAGCTGTTCGTGGGTAATACGTAGCTGCTCCTCCAACTGACGGACCAGCATCTCTTTGGAAGCTTCGTCGCCGGCGAGTGCCTCACCGCCCCCGGACGGTGTGGGTTGCGACGCCGGGGGAAGGACCGGCTCCAGGACCACCATCGCCAGCTTCTCGGCCGGCGGCGGCGCGCTGAGCGGCTCAACCAGCACGTTGACCGTCGCCTCCTCCCCGTTCGTAACGGCCTTCACCCCCCTGAAAACAACCTGTTTCTGCTCTGCGAAGGCCTTGTAGATCGCCGCCCGCAGAGCCGGGCGGAGTTCTTCCCTTGCCATCTTCAGGATGTCCCGTGTCGGCTCGCCCGCCGGCACCTCAAGGAAACGGTTCCCGTGGGTGGATACGTGGACCACCTCGTAGTTCTCGTTCACCAGGATACAAGGGGGAGAGTAGCGTTCCAAAAGGAGCTTTTCGGCAATTTGCCCGGGGTTGGGCTCCCCGGCGCCGGCCAGCCGCGGCGGAAACCCTGACTTGGGAAATCTGCGGACCGGGGCAGCAAAGGGGAAGATCGTCTCTTCGCGACGCCCCGCCCGGCGCTTGAAGAGCTTCAGCTTCTTGTCTATGGGGGTGAAAAGGTCGGACTGCCGTCCCACTGTCTCAGAGGCGCCGAGGAAGAGGAAGCCCCCGGATTTCAGCGCCAGGTGGAAGAGGGAGATGAGACGCTTCTGCATGTCGGGGTTGAGGTAGATGAGGAAGTTGCGGCAGACCAGGAGGTCGAGCCGCGAGAAAGGGGGGTCCTTGATCAGGCTGTGGTGGGCGAAGACGACCATCTCCCGCAGCTTCTTCGCCACCTGCCAGCGCCCGTCTACCCTGGTGAAGAATGCCTTGAGCCTCTCCTCACCCACGTCCGCCGCGATTTCGTCGGAATACAAACCGACCCGGGCGTGGGCGATGGCGGCTTCGTCGATGTCGGTGGCAAAGAGCTGCACCTTGGCATTGAGCCGCCGCTCGTTCAGGTACTCGCTGATCAGGATGGCGGTGGAATAGACCTCTTCGCCGGTGGCGCAGCAGGCGTGCCAGATGCGAACCGGCTCGTCGAGGTCGCGGTTCGCGAAGAGCTGCGGGATGATTTCCCGGCGCAGCACCTCGAACGCCTCGGGGTCGCGGAAGAAGCTGGTGACCCCGATGAGGATCTCCTGGCCGAGGGCTTGAGCCTCCAGCTCGCTGAGCTCAAGCAAGGCGATGTATTTCTTAATCCCCGCCACATCGTTCACCGCCATCCGCCGCTCGATCCGGCGGATAACCGTGTTCCTTTTGTAGGAGCTGAAATCGTGGCCTGTTCTGGCCTTGACGAGGGAGAAAACGGCGGCGAGTTCCTCGTCGATGGCTGTCGTTCGGCATGCCCGGGAAGGAAGGGAGCAGGACCTTCGTGCAAGGCCGGCGATTTTCTCCGCCAGTTCTTCCGCCGGAAGTATCAGGTCCGCCGCACCGGTGGCTATGGCGCTGCGGGGCATGCCTGAATGGATGGCGGAGACGGGGTCCTGGACGATGACGGTCCCCCCTGCTTTCTTGACCGCCTTTACACCCTCGGCACCGTCGATTCCGGAGCCGGAAAGAATCACCGCGATGGCTCGCTCCCCTGTCTCCAGGGCAAGCGAGCGGAAAAAGCGGTCGATTGGGTGAAAGGCCTCGCGCTGCTCTGCCGGCGTTTCAAGCCGGAACAGGCCGCCGCTCAGCGTCAACTCCTTGCCGGTGGGAATCACATGAACCGTTTCCGGCCGGGGTGCCATCCCCTCTTCGGCAGTTACCACCTGCATGGGAGTGTAGCGGCCCAGCAGCTCGGAGATAAACGACGGCCCGACCGGAGGGAGATGCATGATTACCACGAAGGCGAGGTTGCAGTCAGAAGGAATGGCGGTGAAAATCTGTTCCAACGCTTCTTGCCCGCCGGCCGAGGCGCCGATACCGACTACAAGGCAGGGCTTCTGCGTCACGGGCTCTGCCTCTCCCAAGAGGGTCCGGCCTCGTTGATCTCCGCTCTTCTTCGGCATACCCCTGCCCATATCACCGCTCTTCCCCATCCAACAGCTCCCTCTTTGTTCTTTCAACGAAAAGAATGACGGCAGTTGGTTCTTCCAGGTCGAATCGCAAGTTCCCCCGATTCGAGCCAGGTCAAAACAGAAATGAAAAAAACCGCTGGTCACATGGCAGCGACGACAGCGGTTCATCTCATTCGCGGGTCTTGATTTTAAGCCTGTCGAGCAAGCCACCCTCCTGCAAATCCAGCAAAATAAGGCATCGTCAATGTAGCCGATGCAGGATGGCTCGTCAAGGAAGAGATTTTCTGATAAGTCGTAGCGGATTGCCAGCATAGACAAAGTAGTCCTTGGCGGACCAGCGTCTCACAACCCCTGGTGACCGAGACTGCCATGAGCTACTCCGCAACTCATGATCAAAATATCACGCCGCAAGAAGGCGATGATAAAATGGATGTTACCGAAAGG
Coding sequences:
- a CDS encoding EAL domain-containing protein, with the translated sequence MTQKPCLVVGIGASAGGQEALEQIFTAIPSDCNLAFVVIMHLPPVGPSFISELLGRYTPMQVVTAEEGMAPRPETVHVIPTGKELTLSGGLFRLETPAEQREAFHPIDRFFRSLALETGERAIAVILSGSGIDGAEGVKAVKKAGGTVIVQDPVSAIHSGMPRSAIATGAADLILPAEELAEKIAGLARRSCSLPSRACRTTAIDEELAAVFSLVKARTGHDFSSYKRNTVIRRIERRMAVNDVAGIKKYIALLELSELEAQALGQEILIGVTSFFRDPEAFEVLRREIIPQLFANRDLDEPVRIWHACCATGEEVYSTAILISEYLNERRLNAKVQLFATDIDEAAIAHARVGLYSDEIAADVGEERLKAFFTRVDGRWQVAKKLREMVVFAHHSLIKDPPFSRLDLLVCRNFLIYLNPDMQKRLISLFHLALKSGGFLFLGASETVGRQSDLFTPIDKKLKLFKRRAGRREETIFPFAAPVRRFPKSGFPPRLAGAGEPNPGQIAEKLLLERYSPPCILVNENYEVVHVSTHGNRFLEVPAGEPTRDILKMAREELRPALRAAIYKAFAEQKQVVFRGVKAVTNGEEATVNVLVEPLSAPPPAEKLAMVVLEPVLPPASQPTPSGGGEALAGDEASKEMLVRQLEEQLRITHEQLQAVTEQLETSQEGFMSANEELMSINEEFQSANEELQSTNEELETSKEELQALNEELVTVNAELQGKVEELDRANSDMENLFKSSEIATFFLDRQLTIRRFSPAMANIFNLIPADIGRPFRHLAGTIDWSGLPEDARTVLAALAPVEREVAALEGGRHYLMRVLPYRTTEGTVDGVAVTLVDITERKRAEEQIRSTALFPEENPFPILRVTGDGALQYANRASEALLTQWQCSIGETVPEFVRRELAMALEKGVTRELEIRCGESDLSCVLVPITERGYVNLYGRDVTERKRAEAALRASEERMRLFIEHAPAALAMFDREMRYLSASRRWRSDYGLGERELQGMSHYEIFPEIPAAWRQVHRRGLAGEVLQAEGDRFERADGSVQWVKWEVRPWLDAAGEVGGIIIFTEDITERRQVEQALHESEQRVRRKLASVLSPEGDLSVLELIDFLDAPALQKLMDDFYAVARIPMSITDVKGRVLVGVGWQEICTRFHRVQPDTSRHCLESDTQLSSGLARGECRLYKCKNNLWDMATPIIVAGQHLGNIFTGQFFFEDETIDRKLFRAQAREFGFDEEEYLAALSRVPRLSRETIDRGMAFFLKLADMLSQLGYSNVKLARLLAERDHLTDSLRESRAKLDAALNSMTDAVFISDGLGRFIDFNDAFATFHRFRNKDECAKTFAEYPDILDVFMANGEPALPEQWAVPRALQGETATNAEYTLRRKDTGETWVGSYSFAPIHDNDGKIVGSVVVGRDITELKRAEEALRQSEERLKRAQEIALLGSWELDLADNKLTWSDETYRIFGLQPQVFEATYEAFLEAVHPDDRSAVNEAYSASLREGRDAYEIEHRVVRKSTGEIRYVHEKCEHFRDETGRIVRSAGMVHDITERKQAEDRLRENQKHLQHLAYHDLLTGLPNRLLFREHLVKSMAAARRAESKVAVLLLDLDRFKNINDSLGHQAGDKVLREAADRLKYWLRQSDTVARLGGDEFGIILNQIDDYNQAAAVAGKLLATLPQPIIVDNHELAVTGSIGISVFPADAEEEENLLKFADTAMYRAKERGRNNFQFFTPDMNARTHEFLLMETALRKALDNEQFLLHFQPLIDLEQENIVGVEALIRWRHPTLGLVSPADFIPLAEETGLIIPIGDWVLETACTQARLWQDQGLPPLRMAVNISGRQFREPDFVDKVERILQASGLHPQCLELEVTESVVMENVEKSIMTWIDLKVLGISLSVDDFGTGYSSLSYLKQFPIHSLKIDRTFVRDVTSDTNDAAIASAIIALAHTMGLKVVGEGIETEEQLRFLKDGGCDMGQGYLFSRPLPAEEIVREIRRWEHAGAEDRSNGRNQ